The DNA segment CGCCTCATCCTGCGCCGGTGAGTTTCCGCAACCGAGACGGTGGCCTGTCGGGTTCTGCGCAGGGCGGCCTGTCCATACGTTGCAGACAGCACCGCTCGACGCGGCAGGAGAGGTTGAGAGATGTCGACCCGCGCATCCACCCGGGAGACCGGCGACCCGCGACGGCCACGCACCGCGCTGGTGATCGGCGGTGGGATCGCCGGTCCGGTCGCCGCCGCCGCGCTGCAGAAAGCCGGCATCGAGCCCGTGGTCTACGAGGCGT comes from the Euzebyales bacterium genome and includes:
- a CDS encoding NAD(P)-binding protein; the protein is MSTRASTRETGDPRRPRTALVIGGGIAGPVAAAALQKAGIEPVVYEAYRGDAESVGAFLTVGLNGIDALRAVEMDAPVLARGFA